Proteins encoded in a region of the Tindallia magadiensis genome:
- a CDS encoding EF-Tu C-terminal domain-related protein, translating into PIAVEEGLRFAIREGGRTVGAGVVADIHE; encoded by the coding sequence CTCCAATAGCTGTAGAAGAAGGACTAAGATTTGCGATCCGAGAAGGTGGCCGAACCGTAGGGGCAGGCGTTGTTGCTGATATTCACGAGTAA
- the rplJ gene encoding 50S ribosomal protein L10 codes for MSKAIERKKAVVEEIARKLNDSASAILYDYRGLTVEEVTELRSKFREAGIDYKVYKNTLVSRAAEMAGMDDLKEVLTGPNAIAFSYEDPVSAAKIGSEFAKEHKNLELKAGIVEGEFFNEEQVKELASIPSREVLVAKLLGSIKSPVANFAYLLQAIVDKQEEAS; via the coding sequence ATGTCAAAAGCAATAGAAAGAAAGAAAGCGGTTGTTGAAGAGATTGCACGAAAGTTAAACGATTCAGCATCTGCGATCCTGTACGATTATCGTGGCCTGACAGTTGAGGAAGTAACAGAGTTAAGAAGTAAATTTCGTGAGGCAGGCATAGACTATAAAGTGTATAAAAATACGCTTGTAAGCCGAGCAGCAGAAATGGCAGGCATGGATGATTTGAAAGAGGTGCTGACTGGACCCAATGCCATAGCGTTTAGTTATGAGGATCCAGTAAGTGCTGCGAAAATCGGAAGTGAATTTGCAAAAGAACATAAAAATCTTGAGTTGAAAGCCGGTATTGTAGAAGGTGAATTCTTCAACGAGGAACAAGTGAAAGAATTGGCTTCTATCCCATCAAGAGAAGTTCTTGTTGCGAAACTTCTTGGAAGCATTAAATCTCCTGTGGCCAACTTTGCTTATCTATTACAGGCGATTGTTGACAAACAAGAAGAAGCTAGTTAG
- the rplA gene encoding 50S ribosomal protein L1, with protein MPKRGKKYQDAIKALDKSKMYDINEAVSLLKSLPTANFDETVELHAKLGVDSRHADQQVRGAVVLPHGTGKTKKVLVFAKGEKATEAEKAGADFVGAEDMVEKIQKENWFDFDVVVATPDMMGVVGRLGRVLGPKGLMPNPKSGTVTFEIKNAVEEIKAGKVEYRLDKTNILHVPVGKKSFDEEKLQENLKALLEAVVRAKPSASKGQYLKSVTLTSTMSPGIRINPTKVM; from the coding sequence ATGCCAAAAAGAGGAAAAAAATATCAAGACGCTATTAAAGCGCTGGATAAAAGTAAAATGTACGATATTAATGAGGCGGTCAGTCTACTAAAAAGCCTACCGACAGCAAACTTCGACGAAACAGTTGAATTGCATGCTAAACTAGGTGTAGACTCAAGACATGCGGATCAACAGGTTCGTGGAGCTGTTGTTTTACCCCATGGTACAGGTAAAACTAAAAAAGTATTAGTGTTTGCAAAAGGTGAAAAAGCAACAGAGGCTGAAAAAGCCGGCGCTGACTTTGTGGGTGCTGAAGATATGGTGGAGAAAATCCAAAAAGAAAATTGGTTTGATTTTGATGTTGTGGTTGCTACACCGGACATGATGGGTGTTGTTGGTCGTCTGGGACGTGTATTAGGACCAAAAGGTCTTATGCCAAACCCGAAATCTGGTACTGTAACTTTTGAAATAAAAAATGCTGTGGAAGAAATCAAAGCTGGTAAAGTCGAGTATCGACTGGACAAAACAAATATATTACATGTACCAGTAGGGAAAAAATCCTTTGATGAAGAAAAGCTACAGGAAAATCTGAAAGCACTTCTGGAGGCAGTAGTAAGAGCGAAACCTTCTGCTTCAAAGGGTCAGTACCTTAAAAGTGTTACTCTGACCAGCACAATGAGTCCTGGCATTAGAATAAATCCAACAAAAGTAATGTAA
- the rplL gene encoding 50S ribosomal protein L7/L12, whose product MTIEQIIEAIENMKVTELNELVKAAEEKFGVSASAPVMVGGAAAAGGAAEEEKTDFDVILESAGSSKIGVIKVVREITGLGLKEAKALVDEAPKPIKEGVEKEEAESIKAKLEEAGATIELK is encoded by the coding sequence ATGACAATTGAGCAAATTATTGAAGCGATTGAAAATATGAAAGTAACTGAGTTAAATGAATTAGTTAAGGCGGCGGAAGAGAAGTTTGGAGTTTCTGCAAGTGCACCAGTAATGGTAGGTGGAGCTGCAGCGGCTGGTGGCGCTGCTGAAGAAGAGAAAACAGATTTTGATGTTATCCTTGAAAGTGCTGGATCTTCAAAAATAGGCGTTATCAAAGTAGTACGTGAAATCACTGGTCTTGGACTAAAAGAGGCAAAAGCCCTTGTTGATGAAGCACCGAAACCAATCAAAGAAGGTGTAGAGAAAGAAGAGGCAGAAAGCATTAAAGCTAAATTGGAAGAAGCTGGAGCAACGATAGAGCTTAAATAA
- the rpmG gene encoding 50S ribosomal protein L33, translating to MRVKVTLACTECKRRNYHTMKNKKNDPDRMELKKYCKFDRCHTLHRETK from the coding sequence ATGAGAGTAAAAGTGACATTGGCTTGCACTGAGTGTAAAAGAAGAAATTATCATACGATGAAAAACAAGAAAAACGATCCAGATCGAATGGAACTAAAAAAATACTGTAAATTTGACAGGTGCCACACCTTACACCGAGAAACAAAGTAA
- the secE gene encoding preprotein translocase subunit SecE → MATQTTATEKKPQSMGKYFKSSKAELKKVHWPTRPELKNHTAVVVVVCAIATVILWLLDTVFGFGLNLII, encoded by the coding sequence ATGGCAACTCAGACGACAGCGACTGAAAAGAAACCACAGTCAATGGGGAAATACTTTAAAAGTTCAAAAGCTGAACTGAAGAAAGTTCATTGGCCAACACGGCCAGAACTCAAAAACCATACGGCCGTTGTAGTAGTTGTATGCGCAATTGCCACTGTCATTCTATGGCTGCTGGATACTGTCTTTGGTTTTGGGCTGAATCTTATTATTTGA
- the nusG gene encoding transcription termination/antitermination protein NusG has translation MTDEAKWYVVHTYSGHENKVKVNIEKMVESRSMEDVVMEVKVPMEEKVEIKNGKKKIKESKLYPGYVIVKMVMTDESWYLVRNTRGVTGFVGPSSKPVPLTEQEIRNMGVEVARQEINFKEGDSVRVVSGPFESFIGSIVKINMDKQTFKVLINMFGRETPVELEFHQVESL, from the coding sequence ATGACTGATGAAGCGAAATGGTATGTGGTGCACACCTACTCTGGCCATGAAAACAAAGTGAAAGTTAATATTGAAAAAATGGTTGAGAGTCGCAGTATGGAAGATGTAGTTATGGAAGTAAAGGTTCCCATGGAAGAAAAAGTGGAGATAAAAAATGGGAAAAAGAAGATTAAAGAATCTAAATTATATCCGGGATATGTGATCGTTAAGATGGTGATGACGGACGAATCCTGGTATTTAGTGCGTAACACACGAGGTGTTACGGGGTTTGTAGGTCCCAGTTCAAAGCCGGTTCCTTTGACGGAACAAGAGATAAGAAATATGGGAGTCGAAGTAGCGCGACAGGAGATCAACTTCAAAGAAGGCGATTCGGTTCGTGTTGTTAGTGGACCGTTTGAGAGCTTCATAGGAAGTATCGTTAAAATAAATATGGATAAGCAAACTTTCAAAGTTCTTATCAATATGTTTGGCAGAGAAACACCGGTGGAACTTGAGTTTCATCAAGTGGAATCCTTATAA
- the rplK gene encoding 50S ribosomal protein L11 has product MAKKVVGQIKLQIPAGKATPAPPVGPALGQHGVNIMGFCKEFNAKTAEQAGLIIPVIITVYADRSFTFITKTPPAAVLIKKAVGLDKASGEPNKNKVGKIKKAQLKEIAELKMPDLNAANVDSAMNMIAGTARSMGIEVEE; this is encoded by the coding sequence ATGGCGAAAAAAGTAGTTGGTCAGATAAAGCTTCAAATTCCTGCAGGAAAGGCAACACCAGCTCCACCAGTAGGGCCAGCTCTTGGTCAGCATGGTGTTAACATTATGGGTTTCTGTAAAGAATTTAACGCAAAAACAGCTGAACAGGCTGGGTTGATTATACCGGTTATTATTACGGTGTATGCGGATAGATCCTTTACCTTTATCACAAAAACACCACCAGCGGCTGTGTTGATCAAAAAAGCAGTAGGACTAGATAAAGCTTCTGGTGAACCAAACAAAAACAAAGTTGGTAAAATTAAGAAAGCACAACTTAAAGAAATTGCAGAGCTAAAGATGCCTGATCTAAATGCAGCGAATGTAGATAGTGCAATGAACATGATTGCTGGCACAGCGAGAAGTATGGGGATTGAAGTAGAAGAATAG